In the genome of Streptomyces lydicus, the window GATCCGGCCACGGTGGCCGATGCGGCGATCAGCGTGGCCGAGTTCACCGGGCACACCGATGACTCGGCGGTGCTCGTCCTGCGCTTCGATGCGGCCCCGCCCGGAGCCGGGTGAAGCGCGGCCCCGGGCATGCGTGTCGCGGCCGGTGCCCGGCCCCCGGCGTTGTCTGATGGCTGATGTGGTGCGCACCGAGGAACTCCGCCGTCTTGCACCAGCAGCCCTGACGATCCTCGGCCTGGCCGGCGTCTACTACGCGTCCGCCCGGATCGGCCTGCTGGAGCAGGTGGTCATCTCGGGTGCCGTGGTCACGCCGCTGTGGCCGCCGACGGGCATCTCCCTGAGCTGTCTGCTCCTCCTGGGCCTGCGGACCTGGCCGGGTATCGCCCTCGGCACCCTCGCGGTCGTCGCCACGATCAATCCGCTCGATGTCTCGGTCCTCGGGATCATGGCGGGCAACACCCTGGCCCCGGTGTGCGCCTACTGGATGCTCCACCGGGTGGGCTTTCGCACCGCACTCGACCGGCTGCGCGACGGGGTGGCGCTGGTCGCCCTCGGCGCCTTCGCCGGGATGCTGATCAGCGCGACGCTGGGCACCGGGATGCTCTCCCTCAAAGGCGCCCTGCCGGACGGTGGCTTCTGGCGGACCTGGGCGGCCTGGTGGGCGGGCGACGCGATGGGCGTTCTCGTCATCACCCCGCTCGTCCTCGTCTGCCGCACGATCCGGTGGCCCCGCGGCGTCCCCGGATACCGGTGGGCGGAGGCGGCGGCCCTGCTGGTCGCCACGGTCGCGGTCGCGGTCATCGCGACCCGCAGCGAGCTGTCGTTGCTCTTCCTGGTCTTCCCGGTGATCGTCTGGGCCGCGCTGCGCTTCCAGCTGGCGGGTGCCGCGCCCTGCGTGCTGCTGGTGTCGGTGCCGGCCATCAGGGCGGCAACGGCCCGGACCGGACCGTTCGAGAGCCAGAGCCTGCTGGAGGCGATGGTCAATCTGCAGGCCCTCAACGCGTCCGCGGCGCTCACCGCGCTGCTGCTGTCGGCGATCGTCACCGAGCAGAACACCATCCGCCGCAAGATCGAGCAGGCCTGCGGCGAACTGGCCGACGTGGTGGACCGGCTGGCGCCGGGGGAGAGCCGGCGCCGCTGGCCGCCGGACCGGTGACCCCACCCTGACCCGGCAGCCGGTGGCCACCGCCGTGCCGCCCGCCCCCGGCGGCAACCGCGCCGTCAGCCCGGCAGCAGCTGCCCCAGGTCGTACCCCACCGGCTCCTCCAGCTGGGCGTAGGTGCAGCTCTGCGGCGTACGGTCGGGACGCCAGTGCCGGAACTGGGCGGTGTGCCGGAACCTGCTGCCCTCCATGTGGTCGTAGCCGACCTCGCACA includes:
- a CDS encoding MASE1 domain-containing protein, with protein sequence MVRTEELRRLAPAALTILGLAGVYYASARIGLLEQVVISGAVVTPLWPPTGISLSCLLLLGLRTWPGIALGTLAVVATINPLDVSVLGIMAGNTLAPVCAYWMLHRVGFRTALDRLRDGVALVALGAFAGMLISATLGTGMLSLKGALPDGGFWRTWAAWWAGDAMGVLVITPLVLVCRTIRWPRGVPGYRWAEAAALLVATVAVAVIATRSELSLLFLVFPVIVWAALRFQLAGAAPCVLLVSVPAIRAATARTGPFESQSLLEAMVNLQALNASAALTALLLSAIVTEQNTIRRKIEQACGELADVVDRLAPGESRRRWPPDR